A window of the Polaribacter sp. HaHaR_3_91 genome harbors these coding sequences:
- a CDS encoding cation transporter — MKIQKILFSFALACFLLIGCKSEVKKEKLPVQKENVSLAISGMTCEIGCAKTIQSKLSKKEGVIDAKVVFTDSIANIAFDANTTSKEDLVAFVSGIAGGELYKASIAPKKVAHTCTEDCKETCQNKTTTTAAEKACCSVNEDGTTFCKEDCKMACCADKIAA; from the coding sequence ATGAAAATTCAAAAAATATTATTTTCTTTCGCACTTGCTTGTTTCCTTTTAATAGGATGTAAAAGTGAAGTTAAAAAAGAAAAACTACCCGTACAAAAAGAGAACGTTTCTTTAGCTATCTCTGGTATGACTTGCGAAATTGGTTGTGCTAAAACGATTCAATCTAAATTATCTAAAAAAGAAGGTGTTATAGATGCTAAAGTTGTTTTTACAGATAGCATTGCAAACATTGCCTTTGATGCAAACACAACTTCTAAAGAAGATTTAGTTGCTTTTGTTAGCGGTATTGCTGGCGGAGAACTTTATAAAGCTTCTATTGCTCCTAAAAAAGTAGCACATACTTGTACAGAAGATTGTAAAGAAACTTGCCAAAACAAAACTACTACTACAGCAGCAGAGAAAGCTTGTTGCTCTGTTAATGAAGATGGAACAACCTTTTGTAAAGAAGACTGTAAAATGGCTTGTTGTGCAGACAAAATAGCAGCATAA
- the rpmA gene encoding 50S ribosomal protein L27: MAHKKGVGSSKNGRESESKRLGVKIFGGQAAIAGNIIVRQRGTTHNPGENVYMGKDHTLHAKVDGVVEFRKKKDNRSYVSITPFEA; the protein is encoded by the coding sequence ATGGCACATAAAAAAGGTGTAGGTAGTTCGAAGAATGGTAGAGAATCAGAATCGAAACGACTAGGAGTAAAAATATTTGGAGGACAAGCTGCAATTGCAGGAAATATTATTGTTCGTCAAAGAGGAACAACTCACAATCCGGGAGAAAACGTTTACATGGGTAAAGATCATACTTTACATGCAAAAGTTGACGGTGTTGTAGAATTCCGTAAGAAAAAGGATAACAGATCTTATGTATCTATTACTCCATTTGAAGCTTAG
- the rplU gene encoding 50S ribosomal protein L21 — MYAIVEMAGQQFKVAKDQKVYVHRLQGEVGSKVTFDNVLLLDEKGNVTIGAPAIEGASVTAQILSHLKGDKVIVFKKKRRKGYIKKNGHRQFLSEILIESIAASGSTKAAPKATKAAPKKSAKADDLKKIEGAGPKAAEALVNAGLDTFAKVAKADPAKLSEILTEASSRLSHLVTTTWPKQAGLAAEGKWDELKELQDRLDGGIEK, encoded by the coding sequence ATGTACGCAATCGTAGAGATGGCAGGGCAGCAGTTTAAAGTTGCAAAAGACCAAAAAGTATACGTTCACCGTTTACAAGGAGAAGTAGGATCAAAAGTTACTTTTGATAACGTTCTTTTACTTGATGAAAAAGGAAATGTAACTATTGGCGCCCCAGCTATAGAAGGAGCTTCAGTAACAGCTCAAATTTTAAGTCACTTAAAAGGTGATAAAGTAATCGTTTTCAAGAAGAAAAGAAGAAAAGGTTACATTAAGAAAAACGGACACAGACAATTTTTAAGCGAGATTCTTATTGAATCTATTGCTGCTTCTGGTAGCACAAAAGCTGCTCCTAAGGCAACTAAAGCTGCTCCAAAGAAATCTGCAAAAGCAGACGACTTAAAGAAAATTGAAGGTGCAGGACCTAAAGCTGCAGAAGCTTTAGTTAATGCAGGTTTAGATACTTTTGCAAAAGTAGCAAAAGCAGATCCAGCAAAATTGAGTGAAATCTTAACTGAAGCTAGTTCTAGATTATCTCATTTAGTAACAACTACTTGGCCTAAACAAGCTGGTTTAGCTGCAGAAGGTAAGTGGGATGAATTAAAAGAATTACAAGATAGATTAGACGGAGGTATTGAAAAATAA
- a CDS encoding pitrilysin family protein has translation MKKSILSLTSAFLIAFSINAQQVEFEEYDLNNGMHVILHQDKSAPVVTTAVMYHVGAKDEQPDRTGMAHFFEHLLFEGTENIDKGEWFKIVAANGGKNNANTTDDRTYYYEIFPSNNLELGLWMESERLLHPIIGQDGVDTQNEVVKEEKRLRVDNQPYSRFLEYVKKEIFKKHPYKGTTIGEMQHLDDATLEDFLAFNKKFYVPNNATLVVAGDIDVANAKSLIEAYFGPIPRGADIERTVIEEEPITAPIAAKGYDPNIQIPAIMTAYRTPSMKTKDSRVLDMISSYLSTGKSSVLYKKLVDTKKMALQAGAINLSQEDYGTYIIFGLPQGDTKLADIVTEIDEEIVTLQTELISEKTYQKLQNQFENQFVNSNSSVEGIANSLARYNVLYGDTNLINTEIEIYRSITREDIREVAKKYLNPNQRVTLEYLPKK, from the coding sequence ATGAAGAAAAGTATTTTATCTCTTACTTCTGCTTTTTTAATCGCATTTTCTATAAATGCACAACAAGTAGAATTTGAAGAGTATGACTTAAATAACGGAATGCACGTTATTTTACATCAAGACAAATCTGCACCCGTAGTTACAACTGCAGTAATGTACCATGTTGGTGCAAAAGACGAACAACCAGACAGAACTGGTATGGCTCACTTTTTTGAACATTTGTTATTTGAAGGAACAGAAAATATTGATAAAGGAGAATGGTTTAAAATAGTTGCGGCAAATGGTGGAAAAAACAATGCCAATACAACTGATGATAGAACTTATTATTATGAAATATTTCCTTCTAACAATCTAGAATTAGGTTTATGGATGGAATCTGAGCGTTTATTACATCCTATTATTGGTCAAGATGGTGTAGATACTCAAAACGAAGTTGTAAAAGAAGAAAAAAGATTAAGAGTAGATAACCAACCTTATTCTCGTTTTTTAGAATATGTAAAAAAAGAAATCTTTAAAAAACATCCATATAAAGGAACAACAATTGGAGAAATGCAACACTTAGATGATGCTACTTTAGAAGATTTTTTAGCATTTAATAAAAAATTCTATGTACCAAATAATGCAACTTTAGTTGTTGCAGGAGACATTGACGTTGCAAATGCAAAAAGTTTAATTGAAGCTTATTTTGGACCAATTCCTCGTGGAGCAGATATTGAAAGAACTGTAATAGAAGAAGAACCTATTACTGCACCAATAGCAGCAAAAGGTTACGACCCTAACATTCAAATTCCAGCGATTATGACAGCGTACAGAACGCCGTCTATGAAAACAAAAGATTCTAGAGTATTAGATATGATTTCTTCTTATTTAAGTACAGGAAAAAGTTCTGTGTTATATAAAAAGTTAGTAGATACTAAAAAAATGGCATTACAAGCTGGTGCTATTAACTTAAGTCAAGAAGATTACGGAACGTATATTATTTTTGGATTACCACAAGGTGATACTAAATTAGCAGACATAGTTACAGAAATTGATGAAGAAATTGTAACGTTACAAACAGAATTAATTTCAGAAAAAACATACCAAAAACTTCAAAATCAATTCGAAAATCAATTTGTAAACTCTAACTCTAGTGTAGAGGGAATTGCAAACTCTTTGGCACGATACAATGTATTATACGGAGATACAAATTTAATTAATACAGAAATTGAAATTTATCGTTCTATTACTCGTGAAGATATTAGAGAAGTTGCTAAAAAATATCTAAACCCAAATCAAAGAGTAACTTTAGAATATTTACCTAAAAAATAA
- a CDS encoding class I SAM-dependent methyltransferase, whose protein sequence is MNNRINFFKESIKNLKTLGTVTPSSRFLAERMLKKIDFSKVEVLVEFGPGNGAITKLILEKLPINATLICFEINDCFYNELSEIKNKQLIVVKSSAEKIEEELKKLNLNKTCHIISSLPLTIIPEEVADEILEKSFRALVDNGTFIQFQYSLTYFKKLKNVFNQSISLGFEPLNFPPAFVYHCKKVS, encoded by the coding sequence TTGAACAACAGAATAAATTTTTTTAAAGAGTCAATAAAGAACTTAAAGACCTTAGGAACTGTTACACCGAGTTCTCGATTTTTAGCAGAAAGAATGTTAAAGAAAATAGATTTTTCTAAAGTAGAAGTTTTAGTAGAATTTGGTCCTGGAAACGGAGCGATAACCAAACTTATTTTAGAGAAGTTACCCATTAATGCAACTCTAATTTGTTTTGAAATTAATGATTGTTTTTACAATGAACTATCTGAAATAAAAAACAAGCAACTTATTGTTGTAAAATCATCCGCAGAAAAAATTGAAGAAGAACTAAAAAAACTCAACTTAAATAAAACGTGTCACATTATTTCTAGTTTGCCTTTAACCATCATTCCGGAGGAAGTTGCAGATGAAATTTTAGAAAAATCTTTTCGTGCTTTAGTAGATAATGGAACCTTTATTCAGTTTCAGTATAGTTTAACATATTTTAAAAAACTTAAAAATGTGTTTAATCAATCTATATCTTTAGGTTTTGAGCCCTTAAATTTCCCTCCAGCTTTTGTTTATCATTGTAAAAAGGTAAGTTAA
- a CDS encoding 3-deoxy-D-manno-octulosonic acid transferase: MKFLYNFVVFIAALLLPIIALFNKKIKLFVSGRNQTFSKILALKNSEVIWFHAASLGEFEQARPIIEAIKKEYPSYKILVTFFSPSGYEIRKDYNLADVICYLPLDSKAKARKFVETVNPKFAVFVKYEFWPNILNELKSKEIPTILVSGILREKQLFFKSYGGFMRKSLEAFHHFFVQDENSKNLLESINFKNVTIAGDTRFDRVSKILEQDNLLGFINQFKDNNYTIVAGSTWQEDEALLVNYINNNATEDEKFIIAPHNIKHDAILELQNSINKKTVLFSTKADKNLAEYQVFIIDTIGILTKIYAAADLAYVGGGLKTGLHNILEPATFGIPVVIGNNYDKFKEAVDLVKIGGCISIANQEEFTSNLISLKKDENFRKLTGVINNRYIEDNLGATKLIMNYLKEKI, encoded by the coding sequence ATGAAATTTTTATACAACTTTGTCGTTTTTATAGCAGCTCTGTTACTGCCAATAATTGCTTTATTTAATAAAAAAATAAAACTTTTTGTATCTGGTAGAAATCAAACATTTTCTAAAATATTAGCCTTAAAGAATTCAGAAGTTATTTGGTTTCATGCAGCTTCTTTAGGCGAGTTTGAACAAGCAAGGCCAATTATAGAAGCAATTAAAAAAGAATACCCATCATATAAAATTTTAGTCACATTTTTTTCTCCTTCGGGATATGAAATTAGAAAAGATTATAATTTAGCAGATGTTATTTGTTATTTACCTTTAGATTCTAAAGCAAAAGCAAGAAAATTTGTAGAAACTGTAAATCCTAAATTTGCCGTTTTTGTAAAATATGAATTTTGGCCAAATATTTTAAATGAATTAAAATCAAAAGAAATTCCTACAATTTTAGTTTCAGGTATTTTAAGGGAAAAACAATTGTTCTTTAAGAGTTACGGAGGTTTTATGAGAAAATCTTTAGAAGCTTTTCATCACTTTTTTGTACAAGATGAAAATTCTAAAAATTTACTAGAATCTATCAACTTTAAAAACGTTACCATTGCTGGTGATACTCGTTTTGATAGAGTTTCTAAAATATTAGAACAAGATAATTTGTTAGGTTTTATCAATCAGTTTAAAGACAATAATTATACAATTGTTGCTGGAAGTACTTGGCAAGAAGATGAAGCGTTGTTGGTAAATTACATAAATAATAATGCTACAGAAGATGAGAAGTTTATTATTGCTCCACATAATATTAAACATGATGCAATTTTAGAATTACAGAATTCCATCAACAAAAAAACAGTTTTATTTTCCACTAAAGCGGATAAAAACCTCGCTGAATACCAAGTTTTTATTATTGATACGATTGGTATTTTAACTAAGATTTATGCCGCAGCAGATTTGGCTTATGTTGGTGGAGGTTTAAAAACAGGGTTACATAATATTTTAGAACCAGCAACTTTTGGGATTCCTGTTGTGATTGGTAATAATTACGACAAATTTAAAGAAGCCGTAGATTTGGTAAAAATTGGTGGCTGTATTTCAATTGCAAATCAAGAAGAATTTACATCTAATCTTATCAGTCTAAAAAAGGATGAAAACTTTAGAAAGTTAACAGGAGTCATTAATAACAGATATATTGAAGATAATCTTGGAGCAACAAAATTAATTATGAATTATTTAAAAGAGAAGATTTAA
- a CDS encoding pitrilysin family protein, with product MKKQIISLIALIAMSFATTAQIDRSQQPKPGPAPKVQLGKSEKFTLSNGLQVIMVENHKLPRASASLTIDNKPVVEGDKAGVSSIMGSLLGRGTKNITKDEFNEKVDFLGAGVNFYSSGASARSLTKYFPEILELMADGVINSQFTQEEFDKEIKITLDGLKSDEKNVTSTARRVESALLYGKNHPYGEFISKETVNNITLDDVKTNYNTYYKPNNAYLIIVGDINIKATKKLVKSLFKKWVKSDIPEVTFKKPENVSKTEINFINMPNAVQSEVVVANNIDLKLGDKDYYAALLASNILGGGGTARLFMNLREDKGYTYGSYSSLRQSKVAATFRASASVRNVVTDSSIVEIKKEIDKIRTEKVTEEELKNAKAQYVGNFVIDVQKPATAASFALNIARYNLPTDFYENYLTNINAVTAEDVQNAALKYFKSDEARIIVTGKAIDVLDNLEKTGYTINYFDKNGNATEKPEMTIAIPEGVTASSVIDSYIDAIGGEDKLMAIESVSITSAAKVQGMDISLVTKTAAPNKSVVIVSGMGQVLQKMVFDGETGYQEARGNKKEMTAEEITKSKAKNTIIGELAYKEGELLRIEPLEGTKAYVIKYDDKEIFFDIKSGLKLQEVQVVKTPDGKEVRVPSTFSNYKEVKGVKFPFSMGQKMGPMDIKFEVTEIKINEGVTDEDFK from the coding sequence ATGAAAAAACAGATAATATCACTTATCGCACTTATAGCAATGTCTTTTGCTACAACTGCACAAATAGATAGAAGCCAACAACCTAAACCAGGACCAGCACCAAAGGTTCAATTAGGTAAATCAGAAAAATTTACTTTATCAAATGGCTTACAAGTAATTATGGTAGAAAACCATAAATTACCAAGAGCATCTGCTAGTTTAACTATAGACAACAAACCTGTTGTAGAGGGAGACAAGGCAGGAGTTTCTAGCATAATGGGAAGTTTATTAGGAAGAGGAACAAAAAATATTACCAAAGATGAATTTAATGAGAAAGTAGATTTCTTAGGAGCTGGAGTTAATTTTTACAGTTCTGGTGCTTCTGCAAGGTCATTAACAAAATATTTCCCGGAGATATTAGAATTAATGGCAGACGGAGTTATAAACTCTCAATTTACGCAAGAAGAATTCGATAAAGAAATTAAAATTACTTTAGACGGATTAAAATCTGACGAAAAAAATGTTACTAGTACTGCAAGAAGAGTAGAAAGCGCTTTATTGTATGGTAAAAACCATCCTTATGGAGAGTTTATCTCTAAAGAAACTGTAAACAACATTACTTTAGATGATGTTAAAACTAACTACAATACTTATTATAAGCCAAACAATGCTTATTTAATTATTGTTGGAGACATCAATATAAAAGCTACTAAAAAATTAGTAAAAAGTTTATTCAAAAAATGGGTAAAAAGTGATATTCCAGAAGTTACTTTCAAAAAACCAGAGAATGTTTCTAAAACAGAAATCAATTTTATCAATATGCCAAACGCAGTGCAATCAGAAGTTGTAGTTGCTAACAATATCGATTTAAAATTAGGCGACAAAGATTATTATGCAGCTTTATTAGCAAGCAATATTCTTGGTGGTGGTGGAACTGCACGTTTATTTATGAATTTACGTGAAGACAAAGGATACACTTATGGTTCTTATTCTAGCCTTAGACAGAGTAAAGTAGCGGCAACTTTTAGAGCATCTGCAAGTGTTCGTAACGTAGTTACAGACAGTTCTATAGTAGAAATTAAAAAGGAAATCGATAAAATTCGTACTGAAAAAGTTACCGAAGAAGAATTAAAAAATGCAAAAGCACAATATGTTGGTAACTTTGTTATAGATGTACAAAAACCTGCAACTGCGGCTAGTTTTGCTTTAAATATTGCTCGTTATAATTTACCAACAGATTTTTACGAAAACTATTTAACTAACATAAATGCTGTTACTGCAGAAGATGTTCAAAATGCAGCTTTAAAATACTTTAAAAGTGATGAAGCTCGTATAATTGTTACTGGTAAAGCAATTGATGTTTTAGATAATTTAGAAAAAACAGGGTACACCATCAACTACTTTGATAAAAATGGTAATGCTACTGAAAAGCCAGAGATGACTATAGCAATTCCAGAAGGCGTTACTGCAAGTTCTGTTATTGATTCTTACATTGATGCTATTGGAGGAGAAGATAAATTGATGGCAATTGAATCTGTGTCAATTACTTCTGCGGCAAAAGTACAAGGAATGGATATTTCTTTAGTAACAAAAACTGCTGCACCTAATAAAAGTGTTGTTATTGTTTCTGGAATGGGACAAGTTTTACAAAAAATGGTTTTTGATGGTGAAACAGGATACCAAGAAGCACGAGGTAACAAAAAAGAAATGACAGCAGAAGAAATTACAAAATCAAAAGCTAAAAATACAATTATAGGAGAATTAGCATATAAAGAAGGAGAACTTTTAAGAATTGAACCTTTAGAAGGCACCAAAGCTTACGTTATTAAATATGATGATAAAGAAATATTTTTTGATATAAAATCTGGATTAAAATTACAAGAAGTTCAAGTTGTAAAAACTCCAGATGGAAAAGAAGTAAGAGTACCTTCTACTTTTTCTAATTACAAAGAAGTAAAGGGTGTCAAATTTCCATTTTCAATGGGACAAAAAATGGGACCTATGGATATAAAATTTGAGGTTACAGAAATTAAAATTAACGAAGGTGTTACTGACGAAGATTTTAAATAA
- a CDS encoding glycine--tRNA ligase, whose protein sequence is MAKQEDQFKKVLSHAKEYGYVFQSSEIYDGLSAVYDYAQNGVELKKNIRDYWWKAMVQMHENIVGIDASILMHPTTWKASGHVDAFNDPLIDNKDSKKRYRADVLIEEYCAKIEGKINKEVAKAEKRFGDAFNKEEFLATNGRVVGYQEKINTILARMGSSLEKEDLADVKLLIEELEIADPLTGSRNWTDVKQFNLMFGTKLGASAETAMDLYLRPETAQGIFVNFLNVQKTGRMKIPFGIAQTGKAFRNEIVARQFIFRMREFEQMEMQFFVKPGTQKEWYDAWKETRLKWHLSLGMGAENYRFHDHDKLAHYADAAADIEFNFPFGFKELEGIHSRTDFDLKAHEEFSGKKLQYFDHEENKSYTPYVVETSIGLDRMFLAVFSNSLQEEALENGTTRTVLKLPAVLAPFKAAIFPLVKKDGLPEVAREIMDDLKWDFNVFYDEKDAVGKRYRRQDAAGTPFCITVDHDTLEDKCVTIRHRDTMEQKRVAIADLKEIIKAEVDVKTWLQKM, encoded by the coding sequence ATGGCAAAACAAGAAGATCAATTTAAGAAAGTATTATCGCACGCTAAAGAATATGGTTATGTTTTTCAGTCTTCTGAAATTTATGACGGATTAAGTGCGGTTTACGATTATGCTCAAAACGGAGTTGAGCTAAAGAAAAATATTAGAGATTATTGGTGGAAAGCAATGGTGCAAATGCACGAAAACATTGTAGGTATAGATGCTTCAATATTAATGCATCCTACAACTTGGAAAGCTTCTGGACACGTAGATGCTTTTAACGATCCATTAATTGATAACAAAGATTCTAAAAAACGTTACAGAGCTGATGTTTTAATTGAAGAATATTGTGCTAAAATTGAAGGTAAAATAAATAAAGAAGTTGCTAAAGCAGAAAAACGTTTTGGTGATGCTTTTAATAAAGAAGAATTTTTAGCGACCAATGGAAGAGTTGTTGGGTATCAAGAAAAAATAAATACAATTTTAGCAAGAATGGGTTCTTCTTTAGAAAAAGAAGACTTAGCTGACGTAAAGTTATTAATTGAAGAGTTAGAAATTGCAGATCCTTTAACAGGTTCTAGAAATTGGACGGATGTAAAACAGTTTAATTTAATGTTTGGTACTAAATTAGGTGCTTCTGCAGAAACTGCAATGGATTTATATTTGCGTCCAGAAACTGCACAAGGAATTTTTGTAAATTTCTTAAACGTGCAAAAAACGGGTAGAATGAAAATTCCTTTCGGAATTGCACAAACCGGTAAGGCTTTTAGAAATGAGATTGTTGCAAGACAATTTATTTTTAGAATGCGTGAGTTTGAACAAATGGAAATGCAATTTTTTGTAAAACCAGGAACTCAAAAAGAATGGTATGATGCTTGGAAAGAAACACGTTTAAAATGGCATTTATCTTTAGGAATGGGAGCGGAGAACTACCGCTTTCATGACCACGATAAATTAGCTCATTATGCAGATGCAGCAGCAGATATTGAATTTAACTTCCCTTTCGGATTTAAAGAATTAGAAGGTATTCATTCTCGTACAGATTTCGATTTAAAAGCGCATGAAGAATTTTCTGGTAAGAAATTACAGTATTTCGATCATGAAGAAAATAAAAGTTACACACCTTATGTAGTAGAAACTTCTATTGGTTTAGATAGAATGTTTTTGGCGGTTTTTTCTAACTCTTTACAAGAGGAAGCGTTAGAAAATGGAACTACAAGAACTGTTTTAAAATTACCTGCAGTCTTAGCGCCTTTTAAAGCAGCTATCTTTCCTTTAGTTAAAAAGGATGGTTTGCCAGAAGTAGCGCGTGAAATTATGGACGATTTAAAATGGGATTTCAACGTTTTTTACGATGAAAAAGATGCCGTTGGTAAACGTTATAGACGTCAGGATGCAGCAGGAACACCATTTTGTATTACTGTAGATCATGACACTTTAGAAGATAAATGTGTTACTATAAGACATAGAGATACTATGGAGCAAAAACGTGTTGCAATAGCCGATTTAAAAGAAATTATTAAAGCAGAAGTAGATGTAAAAACTTGGTTACAGAAAATGTAA
- a CDS encoding DUF2569 family protein produces MLKSLFTVVFSFLFVSLNFAQIKKTSTPNWVEVQTYASEPDINFDEITQGTLILLYDQQTQVDSEENYFKVVTKITENVGIQEASSINISFDPSYQNLSFHEIDIIRNGQTISKLNNSEFQTIRQELDAENYIYDGSLSAVTHISDVRVGDIIAYSFTRKGYNPIHKNYFAEYYNLDNSHPIGKINVRINSKNKLEVKSFKNQLKFNETFNNNKYTYTLLEENISATHFEDNTPSWFLDANFIEIGNYKSWENLIDWGVQLFKVKNNLSNSLLKKIKEIDKENNTKGLKIEATLRFVQDEVRYLGLENGISAYKPSSPNKVYNQRFGDCKDKSLLLVTMLNQMNIEAYPVLVSTYLKKTVTNLLPNPAHFNHCVVKVIDGNEGERWYDPTITNQGGTFNKVVFPDYRFGLVLKKGNKDFEEIFPFAENTIDITDNYILEEVGKGAILKITSIYSEAEADNIRFYFKNNSIINIQKEFEKFYSDYHANIKSLGKPEYTDNLKTNTFTINETYKIDSIWQPSYMENQIGVDFTPYTITNVLSMPSKIERETPFELSYPITRSHTINVELPEEWNVDEDNFNLNSPNIFYDFDVLYNKSKNILTLKHLLKIQKDFVSVAEFPAFYNDLKKLDSELNYNISYNTGGSSTSTGSALKYLGIFIFICFLIFFTWLAFKLYHYDVTPKIESYYQENKPIGGWLILIGIGLCISPIRVFMDLLNTEVYLNGDWLVYFGGTDFSLSIGLLLIIETIFNAAVLVFLPLIIVLFIKKRSSFPRVYAIFLIVYLVFIVADSFLATAITGVNNLTSVEENQLLKSFISTGIIVPYLLLSERVKETFVKIYQ; encoded by the coding sequence ATGTTAAAAAGCCTTTTTACGGTTGTTTTCTCCTTCTTATTTGTCTCTTTAAATTTTGCTCAGATTAAAAAAACATCAACACCTAATTGGGTTGAAGTTCAAACCTATGCCAGCGAGCCAGATATTAATTTTGATGAAATAACACAGGGAACTTTAATTCTCTTATACGATCAACAAACACAAGTAGATAGCGAAGAAAATTATTTTAAAGTTGTCACTAAAATTACGGAAAATGTAGGTATACAAGAAGCATCGAGTATTAATATTTCTTTTGATCCAAGTTATCAAAACCTTAGTTTTCATGAAATTGATATTATAAGAAATGGACAAACCATCAGTAAACTCAACAATTCAGAATTTCAAACCATAAGACAAGAGTTAGATGCAGAAAATTATATCTATGATGGTAGTTTGTCTGCAGTAACTCATATTAGCGATGTAAGAGTTGGAGATATTATAGCTTATAGTTTTACACGAAAGGGATACAACCCTATTCATAAAAATTATTTTGCAGAGTATTATAATTTAGACAATTCACATCCGATAGGTAAAATAAATGTAAGAATTAACTCTAAAAACAAACTTGAAGTAAAGTCATTTAAAAACCAATTAAAGTTTAACGAAACTTTTAATAACAACAAATACACGTATACTTTATTAGAAGAAAATATTAGTGCCACCCATTTTGAAGACAATACGCCTTCGTGGTTTTTAGATGCTAACTTTATAGAAATAGGTAATTACAAATCTTGGGAAAATTTAATTGATTGGGGTGTTCAACTTTTTAAAGTTAAAAACAATCTATCTAACAGTTTATTAAAAAAAATTAAAGAAATTGATAAAGAAAACAATACTAAAGGTCTAAAAATAGAAGCTACATTAAGGTTTGTGCAAGATGAAGTAAGATATTTAGGGTTAGAAAACGGAATTAGCGCTTACAAACCTTCGTCTCCTAACAAGGTTTATAACCAACGATTTGGTGACTGTAAAGACAAAAGTCTATTATTAGTAACCATGCTTAATCAAATGAACATTGAAGCGTATCCTGTTTTAGTGAGTACTTATCTAAAGAAAACTGTTACCAATTTATTGCCAAATCCTGCTCATTTTAATCATTGTGTAGTTAAAGTTATCGATGGTAATGAAGGTGAGCGTTGGTATGACCCAACAATCACAAATCAAGGTGGTACTTTTAATAAAGTTGTTTTTCCTGATTATAGATTTGGATTAGTTCTTAAAAAAGGAAATAAAGATTTCGAAGAAATTTTTCCGTTTGCAGAAAACACCATCGATATAACAGATAATTATATTTTAGAGGAAGTTGGCAAAGGTGCAATCTTAAAAATAACTAGTATTTACAGTGAAGCAGAGGCTGATAATATTCGTTTTTATTTTAAAAACAATAGTATTATCAACATCCAAAAAGAGTTTGAAAAATTTTACTCAGACTATCATGCGAATATAAAAAGTTTAGGCAAACCAGAATATACAGACAATCTTAAAACAAACACATTTACAATAAACGAAACTTATAAGATTGATAGTATTTGGCAACCATCATACATGGAAAACCAGATTGGTGTAGATTTTACACCGTACACAATAACAAATGTACTATCAATGCCTTCTAAAATTGAAAGAGAAACACCTTTCGAACTTAGTTATCCTATTACAAGAAGCCACACCATTAATGTAGAGTTACCAGAAGAATGGAATGTTGATGAAGACAATTTTAACTTGAACTCTCCAAATATTTTTTACGATTTTGATGTATTATATAATAAATCTAAAAATATATTAACTTTAAAACATTTACTTAAAATACAAAAGGACTTTGTAAGTGTAGCCGAATTTCCAGCATTTTATAATGACTTAAAAAAACTAGATAGCGAGTTAAACTACAACATTTCCTATAATACAGGAGGTAGTTCTACCTCAACTGGTTCAGCATTAAAATACTTAGGCATTTTTATATTTATTTGTTTTTTAATATTTTTTACTTGGTTAGCTTTTAAACTTTATCACTACGATGTAACACCAAAAATTGAATCTTATTATCAAGAAAATAAACCTATTGGTGGTTGGTTAATTTTAATTGGTATTGGACTCTGTATCTCACCAATAAGGGTTTTTATGGATTTATTAAATACAGAAGTATATTTAAATGGAGATTGGTTAGTCTATTTTGGTGGCACAGACTTTAGTTTATCTATAGGGCTATTATTAATTATTGAAACAATATTTAACGCAGCAGTTTTAGTCTTTTTACCACTAATTATTGTTTTATTTATAAAAAAGAGAAGTAGTTTCCCTAGAGTATATGCTATCTTTTTAATCGTTTATTTGGTATTTATAGTAGCGGATTCATTTTTAGCAACAGCCATAACAGGTGTTAATAATTTAACAAGTGTAGAGGAAAATCAACTACTAAAAAGTTTTATTTCTACAGGAATTATTGTTCCTTATTTATTATTATCAGAAAGAGTTAAAGAAACTTTTGTAAAAATATATCAATAA